From the Nitrososphaera sp. genome, the window TTTCGCTTATAGTGGACGGCACAAACGCGGACGATCTTTTGGAACACCGGCCCGGAATTCAGGCCATGAGAGAGGCGGGCATAAAAAGTCCTCTTGCAGAGCTCGGCTTTGGCAAGGCTGCGGTCAGGCAGGTTGCAGAGCAGCTGGGCCTGTCCGTATACGACAAGCCGTCTAACGCCTGCCTGGCTTCGCGCCTGCCCACCGGAACCGCGGTGACCCCTGAAAGACTAAGGAGGATAGAGGAAGCAGAGGCGATGGTAAAGTCCTGCACGGGAGTCCGCCAGCTGCGCGTGCGCGACCACGGAGACATCGCCCGGGTAGAGGTCGCCCGAAACGAGTTTCAGAAGATTCTCGATCCGGCCATCCTAGCGTTGATTGACGGAAAGCTCAAGTCTCTTGGCTTTCGGCATGTCGCGCTGGACTGCGCGGGGTACAGGTCGGGGAGCTTGGTGGTCATTGACGGCACACCCGGTGGGTCCCATGCATAGCGCGCACCATGCAGGTCGCACGCCAGTCTACCTTGATAACGCGGCGTCGACGCCTGTTGCACAGGAAGTCGTTGACGCAATGGTCCCGTTCCTCCGGCTGCAATACGGAAATCCTTCCTCGCTTCATTATTTCGGAAGAGAGACCAATAGGGCTGTGCAGTCAGCTCGCCGGAAAGTGGCCGCACTTGTCGGCGCCAGCACAAAGGAGATAATTTTTACTTCCGGGGGGACCGAATCGGACAACCTTGCGATAAAGGGCACTGCGCTCGCTGCAAGAAGAGAGAATCCTGCAAAGAACCACATAGTGGTCAGCAGCATCGAGCATGACGCGGTCCTGGAGCCGTGCAGGGCGCTTCAGGAGGATGGCTTTTCGGTAACTTACCTGCAGGTTACAGACAAGGGGTTGGTCGAGCCCGACGAACTACGCGGCGCAATTGGAAGCAACACCGCGCTTGTCAGCATCATGCTTGCAAACAACGAGGTAGGCACCATAGAGCCGGTAAGGGAGCTGTCAGCAGTAGCGCGGTCGGCAGGCGTTCCCTTTCACACCGACGCGGTACAAGCGGCGGGCAAGATCCCGGTCGACGTCGGGACGCTAGGCATCGACCTGCTTTCAATTTCATCCCACAAGATAAACGGGCCAAAGGGCGTCGGCGCGCTTTATGTCAGGAAGGGCAGCAGGGTTACCGCGCTCATGCACGGAGGCGGGCAAGAGTCGGCAATGCGCTCGGGGACAGAAAACGTTGCAGGCATCGTCGGGTTCGGCGCGGCAAGCGAGCTTGCAAAGTCGCGCCTTGAATCCAGCAGGCGCCACGTGGAGGACCTTCGGGACTATCTGGTAAAAAGAGTGCTAGCAGAGATTCCGGATTCAAGGGTAAACGGTTCGCTTGAGAGCAGGCTGCCGGGCAACGCCCACTTTACTTTCCTTGGGGTAAACGGCGAGGACCTTATCATAAAGCTTGACGAGAACGGCGTGGCAGCTTCGACCGGCTCGGCGTGCTCTATCCACAGGCAAAAGGCGTCCCACGTTCTCAAGGCCATGGGCTTTTCGCACGAAGAAATAACGGGCTCGCTCAGGCTCACAATCGGCGCACAGAATACAAGGGAAGAGATGGACACGGCAGTCGAATCGCTGA encodes:
- the larE gene encoding ATP-dependent sacrificial sulfur transferase LarE, translating into MKGIEDIVGWFCSTGSQSAVVALSGGVDSALVAAAAKRAFGSRAVAITADYKTLSKEELTSARRVAEELAISHRIITYSELENPDFVKNDEMRCYHCRTELGDHLRAESKRMSISLIVDGTNADDLLEHRPGIQAMREAGIKSPLAELGFGKAAVRQVAEQLGLSVYDKPSNACLASRLPTGTAVTPERLRRIEEAEAMVKSCTGVRQLRVRDHGDIARVEVARNEFQKILDPAILALIDGKLKSLGFRHVALDCAGYRSGSLVVIDGTPGGSHA
- a CDS encoding cysteine desulfurase family protein, which encodes MHSAHHAGRTPVYLDNAASTPVAQEVVDAMVPFLRLQYGNPSSLHYFGRETNRAVQSARRKVAALVGASTKEIIFTSGGTESDNLAIKGTALAARRENPAKNHIVVSSIEHDAVLEPCRALQEDGFSVTYLQVTDKGLVEPDELRGAIGSNTALVSIMLANNEVGTIEPVRELSAVARSAGVPFHTDAVQAAGKIPVDVGTLGIDLLSISSHKINGPKGVGALYVRKGSRVTALMHGGGQESAMRSGTENVAGIVGFGAASELAKSRLESSRRHVEDLRDYLVKRVLAEIPDSRVNGSLESRLPGNAHFTFLGVNGEDLIIKLDENGVAASTGSACSIHRQKASHVLKAMGFSHEEITGSLRLTIGAQNTREEMDTAVESLKKVVVELRLLSPFKRTPATRGT